One Thalassotalea sediminis DNA segment encodes these proteins:
- a CDS encoding HAD family hydrolase encodes MGNIIDPLPSWHEGDIKRSIISFIERVCDQHSEHFVPIENRIATFDNDGTLIVEKPVLAQVAYFKRKLLDEDVLVTTSKLRRTMHWAKEILFDSLSILKLGFTFFRKGITTEEYRASVAKWISHAKHPRFKTHYTNLAYQPMLEVLAYFEQNGFSNYIVSGSTANFIRPWSQDTYQVSVNRVIGSSLKTRLSLRGDSLAVKLEPIPFSIESRARKVLSIERRIAKRPIAAFGNSFGDVDMLRWTTDSNALCVLIHHTDEVREYKYSPNSRFRWFGKNTLCYAKSLNWHVVDMKKDWKIIFNLTAKRKC; translated from the coding sequence ATGGGAAATATTATAGACCCGCTTCCGTCATGGCACGAAGGTGACATCAAACGCAGTATCATTTCATTTATAGAACGCGTTTGCGACCAGCATTCAGAGCACTTTGTGCCAATTGAAAACCGTATTGCGACCTTCGATAACGATGGTACGCTCATTGTTGAAAAGCCGGTTTTAGCACAAGTTGCTTATTTTAAAAGGAAGTTACTTGATGAAGACGTACTTGTAACGACAAGCAAATTGCGGAGAACAATGCATTGGGCTAAAGAAATACTCTTTGATTCCTTGAGTATACTTAAGCTCGGTTTTACCTTTTTCAGAAAAGGTATTACAACAGAAGAGTATCGCGCGTCTGTCGCTAAATGGATAAGCCATGCCAAACATCCTAGATTCAAAACCCATTATACGAACCTTGCTTATCAACCCATGCTCGAGGTATTAGCCTACTTTGAACAAAATGGTTTCAGCAATTACATCGTCTCAGGCAGCACAGCCAACTTCATTCGACCATGGTCTCAAGATACTTATCAAGTGTCCGTGAATAGAGTTATAGGTAGCAGCTTAAAAACAAGATTATCACTAAGAGGCGATAGTCTTGCCGTAAAATTAGAGCCGATTCCTTTTTCTATAGAAAGTCGTGCTCGCAAGGTGTTGAGCATAGAGAGAAGAATCGCCAAACGTCCAATTGCCGCATTCGGCAACAGCTTTGGCGATGTTGACATGTTACGTTGGACCACTGATAGCAACGCTCTTTGCGTGTTAATTCATCATACTGACGAAGTACGAGAATATAAATATAGCCCCAATAGTCGATTTCGATGGTTTGGCAAAAATACACTGTGTTATGCCAAGTCATTGAATTGGCATGTAGTTGATATGAAAAAAGATTGGAAAATAATTTTTAACTTAACAGCTAAACGTAAATGTTAA
- a CDS encoding TonB-dependent receptor translates to MVKKYRLSHAIHYCFIVGIFSVLPQAHTQESASQSHELIKVYAQKRAQDEQDISVAVTVITDETIERQQIKDTSQLARFAPNVKMTNNAGEGTPPAFNIRGIGMIDYNTSTVSPIAVYSDGIVSGSANNLAVNLFDLEQVEVLRGPQGTLFGRNTTGGAILLRSKMPENDFNGYINAGIAQFNTTSLNGAVNIPLSKSTAARIAFDHNDYNFSTNNVMPNQPDGGMKQTNVRLIVRSASESLTTTFKLHKADARGKPKPIASNGIFDINGSNQCSPSNAGGNTCMDAFGKQVGGNDYWDVNADTADRAHDTDAWGSSLTLEWQINKNNTFTSITGGRSLQRFHSFDSDGASNLIEGAFDTNNKLYSQEFNYAYTQQRLFWQTGLFYLKETIDQKNTFDLFRDFRSIPSLAEIPATFYYDNALENKSIAIYSQFDYTLSEKTTLTAGLRYTDETTDYKAQSDLNTVYGTIPDFWNISGHVADDELSGKLALNYKMSNKANIYASYTRGYKSGGYNAGYSTTPAQALDSEYAPEILNAYEIGAKSQLRNRNARWHIAAFYYDYQDQQVFINVPDSTVPYHVLKNAGSSVIYGIDSEFTYTPSNHMELVLNIGYLPKANIGKFKKGTLFVADNRLPFSSKWNIAGYILAEYQVMSRPLTIQLGFDYQSDFYFDQNENPYTQQKGYTVFNGHLNYALRENLSLTIWGKNLTDTEFAELRFDSIAALGAVTELKGERRQLGVSLHYQF, encoded by the coding sequence ATGGTCAAAAAGTATCGACTTAGTCACGCTATACATTATTGTTTTATAGTAGGCATTTTCTCTGTTTTACCACAAGCTCACACTCAAGAAAGCGCTTCTCAATCGCATGAGCTCATCAAAGTTTACGCTCAAAAGCGAGCACAAGACGAACAAGATATCTCAGTTGCTGTTACCGTAATAACAGATGAAACCATTGAACGTCAGCAGATAAAAGATACTTCGCAATTAGCCCGCTTTGCGCCAAACGTAAAAATGACCAATAATGCAGGCGAAGGTACCCCTCCTGCATTCAACATCCGAGGCATCGGTATGATTGACTATAATACCTCTACTGTTTCTCCTATTGCGGTATATAGTGATGGCATTGTCAGTGGTAGCGCCAATAACCTTGCTGTCAACCTCTTTGATTTAGAGCAAGTAGAAGTATTACGTGGCCCACAAGGAACATTGTTCGGTAGAAATACTACCGGCGGTGCAATTCTATTACGTTCAAAAATGCCAGAGAACGATTTTAATGGCTATATTAATGCAGGTATTGCGCAATTTAATACAACATCACTTAACGGGGCAGTTAACATCCCCTTATCAAAAAGTACTGCGGCACGAATTGCCTTTGATCATAACGACTACAATTTTTCAACGAACAATGTCATGCCCAACCAACCCGATGGAGGTATGAAACAAACCAACGTTAGGCTAATTGTCCGTTCAGCGTCCGAGTCTTTAACAACAACGTTTAAATTGCACAAAGCAGACGCTAGAGGCAAACCCAAACCAATTGCGAGTAATGGCATATTCGACATAAATGGTAGTAATCAATGTTCGCCAAGTAATGCCGGTGGTAACACCTGTATGGATGCTTTCGGTAAACAAGTCGGCGGAAATGACTACTGGGATGTCAATGCTGATACAGCAGATAGAGCTCATGATACAGATGCCTGGGGCAGTTCTCTAACGCTAGAATGGCAGATTAATAAAAACAATACGTTTACCTCCATTACTGGCGGCAGGTCACTACAACGATTTCATTCTTTTGATTCCGACGGTGCTAGCAACCTAATTGAAGGAGCATTTGACACTAACAATAAGCTTTATTCTCAGGAATTTAACTACGCTTATACTCAGCAGCGACTATTTTGGCAAACGGGGCTTTTTTACTTAAAAGAAACAATAGATCAGAAAAACACTTTTGATTTATTTCGCGACTTTAGGAGCATTCCTTCATTGGCGGAGATACCCGCTACCTTTTATTATGATAATGCTTTAGAAAATAAGTCGATCGCCATCTACAGCCAATTTGATTATACATTATCTGAAAAAACAACATTAACCGCCGGTCTTCGCTATACGGACGAAACAACTGATTATAAAGCTCAATCGGATCTAAACACTGTCTACGGTACGATACCTGATTTTTGGAATATCTCCGGACATGTGGCTGATGATGAGCTTTCAGGGAAACTCGCGTTAAACTACAAAATGAGCAATAAGGCAAATATATACGCAAGCTATACACGTGGCTATAAAAGTGGAGGCTACAATGCCGGTTATTCTACAACGCCTGCACAAGCGTTGGACTCTGAATATGCGCCTGAAATACTCAATGCGTATGAAATAGGAGCAAAGTCACAGCTGCGTAATCGTAACGCACGTTGGCATATCGCCGCGTTTTACTATGATTACCAAGATCAACAAGTTTTTATTAATGTACCTGATAGCACTGTTCCATATCATGTATTAAAAAATGCTGGTTCATCAGTTATCTATGGTATAGATAGCGAATTTACCTACACACCAAGTAACCATATGGAGCTTGTGTTAAATATTGGCTATCTACCTAAAGCTAACATTGGAAAGTTCAAAAAGGGGACGCTATTTGTGGCCGATAATCGCCTGCCATTTTCATCAAAGTGGAATATTGCAGGCTATATATTGGCTGAATACCAAGTAATGTCTCGTCCTCTAACTATTCAATTAGGTTTCGATTATCAATCTGATTTTTACTTTGATCAAAACGAAAACCCCTACACACAACAAAAAGGTTACACAGTATTTAACGGTCATCTAAACTATGCTTTACGAGAAAACCTTTCATTGACCATTTGGGGCAAGAACCTAACGGATACAGAATTCGCAGAATTACGTTTTGACTCTATAGCAGCATTGGGGGCAGTGACAGAATTAAAGGGTGAACGCAGGCAATTAGGCGTATCGTTACATTATCAATTTTAG
- a CDS encoding amino acid aminotransferase: MFGSLKALPADPILGLLAKYREDANPQKIDLGVGVYKDEAGHTAILKCVKTAEKYRNDTEDTKVYIGPTGSPLFNDEMSTLIFGDHKVLSENRARTVSTPGGTGALRVAAEFIKSCKAGATIWVSNPTWANHTGLFEAAGLTVKTYPYYDHENKCLDFDGMLAALKEVSPDDAVLLHACCHNPSGMDLNQEQWKQVTEVAKDIGFLPVVDMAYQGFGTGLDEDAAGLRLLADNVEEMIVCSSCSKNFGLYRERIGATTIIGKSSSSIDIAYSVLLSVVRVIYSMPPAHGAALVETILSSEELRQQWHQELAEMRDRINGNRQLLVDKLKENGVSRDFSFITRQNGMFSFLGITPEQVQRLQDEYSIYMVGSSRMSIAGIAKSNVDYLAKSIAKVL, translated from the coding sequence ATGTTTGGTAGCTTAAAGGCATTGCCGGCCGATCCTATTTTAGGTTTATTGGCAAAATATCGTGAAGATGCAAATCCACAAAAAATTGATTTAGGTGTGGGTGTTTATAAAGATGAAGCAGGGCACACTGCTATACTTAAGTGTGTTAAAACCGCTGAAAAATATCGAAACGATACCGAAGATACCAAGGTTTATATTGGCCCGACGGGCTCTCCTTTATTCAATGATGAGATGTCGACACTCATTTTTGGTGATCATAAAGTACTTAGTGAAAACCGTGCTAGAACTGTTTCTACACCAGGTGGTACGGGTGCATTACGCGTAGCAGCAGAGTTTATTAAATCGTGTAAAGCTGGCGCAACCATTTGGGTCTCAAATCCTACATGGGCAAACCATACAGGGCTTTTCGAAGCAGCAGGGTTAACGGTTAAAACATATCCCTATTATGATCATGAGAACAAATGCTTAGATTTTGACGGTATGCTTGCAGCGTTAAAAGAAGTCAGCCCTGATGATGCAGTATTACTTCACGCGTGTTGCCATAATCCAAGCGGTATGGACTTGAATCAAGAACAATGGAAGCAAGTTACCGAAGTGGCTAAAGATATCGGTTTTTTACCGGTTGTTGATATGGCATATCAAGGTTTCGGTACTGGGTTAGATGAAGATGCAGCCGGTTTACGTTTGCTTGCTGATAACGTAGAAGAAATGATTGTTTGTAGTTCTTGTTCTAAAAACTTTGGTTTATATCGAGAAAGAATAGGCGCCACTACAATTATTGGTAAATCTTCTTCAAGTATTGATATAGCATACTCTGTATTGTTGTCAGTTGTCCGTGTTATCTATTCAATGCCTCCTGCTCATGGTGCGGCGTTAGTCGAAACTATTCTATCTTCTGAGGAGTTACGTCAGCAATGGCACCAAGAGCTCGCTGAAATGCGTGATAGAATTAATGGTAATCGCCAATTGCTTGTCGATAAACTAAAGGAAAACGGCGTTTCAAGAGACTTTAGTTTTATTACACGTCAAAATGGTATGTTTTCTTTCTTAGGTATAACGCCTGAGCAAGTACAGCGCCTACAGGATGAATATAGTATCTATATGGTTGGTTCTAGTCGTATGAGTATTGCAGGTATTGCAAAGAGTAATGTTGATTACCTAGCGAAATCGATTGCCAAAGTACTGTAA
- a CDS encoding choice-of-anchor A family protein: MNCFKTITVALTLLSIASSAKASLIDLGVDLGVADKYTIGVGQWDFHGTAVDGSLVLGSEAYIHGNVAASKDIGFAAGSIVYGDACSNNFIVGAGSQVTGTASACADVQKVGNNTLDQLSIDIASASQTARDLAAIDKGTINSSTTFDASQLNVINVSSITLGSSDILQINGNSNDNLIINILGNAQIASGAQILLSNGLTSANVLFNFVNDNFSSLNFGGANISGTFLATKGAFNAGDGAILDDVRFYTNHALIGNFQTVKTATPTSKVKVPEPSTILIILAALFIMIMRSNIKHQ; encoded by the coding sequence GTGAACTGTTTTAAAACAATTACTGTAGCTCTTACGCTATTATCGATAGCAAGCTCCGCTAAAGCGAGTTTAATCGACTTAGGCGTAGATTTAGGTGTTGCTGATAAATATACCATTGGTGTAGGTCAGTGGGATTTTCATGGTACTGCAGTTGATGGCTCACTTGTATTAGGCAGTGAAGCGTATATTCATGGCAATGTTGCAGCTAGTAAAGATATTGGCTTTGCTGCTGGCTCAATTGTTTACGGTGATGCTTGCTCTAATAACTTTATCGTCGGTGCAGGTAGCCAAGTTACCGGAACCGCTTCTGCATGTGCTGATGTACAAAAAGTTGGCAACAATACCTTAGATCAATTGTCTATTGATATTGCCTCTGCAAGTCAAACAGCTAGGGATTTAGCGGCTATTGACAAAGGAACAATTAATAGTTCGACTACGTTTGATGCAAGTCAGTTAAATGTTATCAACGTTTCGTCAATTACCTTAGGCTCTTCAGATATTTTGCAGATTAATGGTAATAGCAATGATAACTTGATTATCAACATTCTAGGTAATGCACAAATAGCTTCAGGTGCACAAATATTGTTATCAAACGGTTTAACATCAGCCAATGTTTTATTTAATTTTGTGAATGATAATTTTTCATCATTAAACTTTGGTGGTGCAAATATTAGCGGTACATTTTTGGCCACTAAAGGTGCCTTTAATGCAGGAGATGGCGCTATACTCGATGACGTAAGGTTTTACACCAATCATGCCTTAATTGGTAATTTTCAAACCGTTAAAACAGCAACACCAACATCAAAAGTGAAAGTACCAGAGCCATCAACAATACTAATCATTTTGGCTGCGCTATTTATAATGATCATGCGTTCAAACATTAAGCACCAGTAA